From Salvia splendens isolate huo1 chromosome 3, SspV2, whole genome shotgun sequence, a single genomic window includes:
- the LOC121794841 gene encoding casparian strip membrane protein 3-like isoform X3, whose product MGTTDETLPFSTRAFIFQAEYDDIPAFRFFVISNGTVCGYLSLSLPMAIYHVIRKGAAKSRALLIFLDAEPQQQQLLCI is encoded by the exons ATGGGAACTACAGATGAGACGCTTCCCTTCTCAACACGAGCATTCATATTCCAAGCTGAATATGATGATATCCCAGCTTTTAG GTTCTTTGTGATCTCGAATGGAACAGTATGCGgatatctttctctctctctaccaaTGGCCATCTATCATGTAATCAGGAAAGGAGCAGCTAAGAGCCGGGCTTTGCTGATCTTTCTGGACGCG GAGCCTCAACAGCAGCAGCTATTGTGTATTTAG
- the LOC121793567 gene encoding NAC domain-containing protein 2-like translates to MVGLGSRISSGLPPGFRFHPTDEELIIYYLRNQATSRPCPVSIIPEVDIYKFDPWQLPDKAEFGEKEWYFFTPRDRKYPNGVRPNRAAVSGYWKATGTDKPIQSDSKYVGVKKALVFYKGRPPKGVKTDWIMHEYRLNESRSRPYKQNGSMRLDDWVLCRIYKKKNLATSIEHRPIKVEDSSTSSHNQIASTSTSEEQEAANRFPRTHSLNHLWEFDNYMGSSISHLLNDNSSYNNLNVAFNNQETYNGIQFGQAVVQQSSDSAKSHVHQTTFVNPVYDQFQ, encoded by the exons atggTAGGCTTAGGATCAAGAATCAGCTCAGGACTTCCACCTGGATTCAGATTCCACCCCACCGATGAAGAACTAATCATCTACTACCTTCGCAACCAAGCTACATCAAGACCTTGCCCTGTTTCGATCATCCCCGAAGTCGATATCTACAAATTTGATCCATGGCAGCTTCCCG ACAAGGCGGAATTTGGAGAGAAGGAGTGGTACTTCTTCACCCCACGTGATCGCAAGTACCCTAACGGCGTCAGGCCAAATAGGGCGGCCGTGTCCGGCTACTGGAAAGCGACAGGCACCGACAAACCCATCCAGAGCGACTCCAAATACGTGGGCGTAAAGAAAGCCCTTGTCTTCTACAAGGGCCGCCCGCCTAAGGGTGTCAAGACCGACTGGATCATGCACGAGTATCGCCTCAACGAATCACGATCCCGACCCTACAAGCAGAATGGCTCTATGAGG TTGGACGACTGGGTGCTGTGCAGAATCTACAAGAAGAAGAATCTAGCAACAAGTATAGAACATCGTCCGATTAAAGTCGAAGATTCGTCAACATCCAGTCATAATCAGATTGCATCTACAAGCACTAGCGAAGAGCAAGAAGCTGCAAACAGATTTCCAAGAACTCATTCGTTAAATCATTTATGGGAATTCGATAATTACATGGGCTCCTCCATCTCCCACCTTCTCAATGACAACTCTTCCTACAATAATCTGAATGTGGCCTTCAATAATCAAGAAACTTACAATGGGATTCAATTTGGACAAGCAGTTGTTCAGCAATCGTCGGATTCTGCAAAATCCCACGTGCACCAGACGACGTTTGTGAACCCGGTTTATGATCAGTTTCAGTAA
- the LOC121794838 gene encoding cytochrome P450 704B1-like — MQIVVISVCILFAWAFLHRVKQRGIIGPKTWPLLGSAIEQLMNYDVMHDWILNYLMASRTVVVPMPFSTYTYIAHPADVEHVLKTSFNNYPKGEMYHSYMEVLLGDGIFNVDGELWRKQRKTASFEFASKNLRDFSTVVFREYGLKLASILSHASCTNQVVDMQELLMRMTLDSICKVGFGVEIGTLAADLPDNLFAKAFDSANITVTLRFIDPLWKIKKFLNMGSEAALDQDIKIIDDFTYSVIRRRKAELEETRDEKMKHDILSRFIELSKDPDNNMTDKSLRDVVLNFVIAGRDTTATTLTWAIYMVMSHEQVAEKLYSELRSVEGECTSLDGQESFDQRLKHFSGLLNYYTLGKLYYLHAVITETLRLYPAVPQDPKGILEDDVLPAGTKVKAGGMVTYVPYSMGRMEYNWGSDAASFKPERWLKDGVFQNASPFKFTAFQAGPRICLGKDSAYLQMKMALAILCRFYEFKLVQGHPVKYRMMTILSMANGLKLTISRRS, encoded by the exons atgcaAATAGTAGTGATATCTGTTTGTATTCTATTTGCATGGGCATTCCTCCATAGAGTGAAGCAAAGGGGCATCATAGGCCCCAAAACATGGCCTCTGTTGGGCTCGGCCATCGAACAATTGATGAACTACGACGTCATGCATGATTGGATCCTCAACTACTTAATGGCGTCAAGGACCGTCGTCGTCCCCATGCCTTTCTCCACCTACACCTACATCGCCCATCCAGCCGACGTCGAGCATGTCTTGAAAACCAGCTTCAACAACTACCCTAAg GGTGAGATGTACCATTCTTACATGGAAGTGCTGTTGGGAGATGGGATTTTTAATGTGGATGGTGAGCTGTGGAGGAAGCAGAGGAAGACTGCTAGCTTCGAATTTGCTTCGAAGAATTTGAGGGATTTCAGCACTGTGGTTTTCAGAGAATATGGCCTTAAACTTGCTTCCATTTTGAGCCATGCTTCTTGTACTAACCAAGTTGTGGATATGCAG GAGCTTTTGATGAGGATGACTCTGGATTCGATCTGCAAGGTTGGATTCGGTGTGGAGATAGGGACACTAGCTGCGGATTTACCAGACAATCTATTCGCAAAGGCCTTTGATTCTGCAAATATAACTGTGACTTTGAGGTTTATTGATCCACTCTGGAAAATCAAGAAGTTCTTGAATATGGGATCAGAGGCTGCGCTTGATCAAGAcatcaagatcattgatgatttCACTTACTCCGTCATCAGAAGGCGGAAGGCAGAATTGGAAGAAACCAGAGATGAAAAG ATGAAGCACGACATACTGTCAAGATTCATCGAGCTGAGCAAGGATCCGGACAACAACATGACGGACAAGAGCCTCAGAGATGTGGTTCTCAACTTTGTGATTGCTGGTCGCGACACAACTGCCACAACCCTCACTTGGGCTATCTACATGGTCATGAGTCATGAGCAAGTAGCAGAGAAGCTCTATTCCGAGCTGAGGAGCGTTGAAGGGGAATGCACATCTCTGGACGGACAAGAATCATTTGATCAGAGACTAAAGCATTTCTCTGGACTTTTAAACTATTATACACTAGGGAAACTATACTACTTGCACGCTGTCATAACAGAAACGCTTCGACTCTACCCTGCTGTTCCTCAG GATCCAAAAGGCATCTTAGAGGACGATGTTTTGCCAGCAGGAACGAAGGTAAAGGCTGGAGGGATGGTGACATACGTACCGTATTCCATGGGAAGAATGGAATACAACTGGGGCTCGGATGCAGCATCTTTCAAACCCGAAAGATGGCTCAAAGATGGAGTCTTCCAAAATGCATCTCCTTTCAAGTTCACTGCATTTCAG GCAGGGCCGAGGATCTGTCTGGGGAAAGACTCTGCATATCTGCAGATGAAGATGGCTCTTGCCATTTTGTGCAGATTCTACGAGTTTAAGCTGGTGCAAGGGCACCCGGTTAAGTACAGAATGATGACTATTTTGTCCATGGCGAACGGCTTGAAACTTACCATTTCTAGACGTTCTTAG
- the LOC121794841 gene encoding casparian strip membrane protein 1-like isoform X1, with translation MGTTDETLPFSTRAFIFQAEYDDIPAFRFFVISNGTVCGYLSLSLPMAIYHVIRKGAAKSRALLIFLDAIMLAVLTAGASTAAAIVYLAHKGNASANWLAICQQYQSFCNRVTGSLIGSFGAVLILILLIFLSGLVLSKRAM, from the exons ATGGGAACTACAGATGAGACGCTTCCCTTCTCAACACGAGCATTCATATTCCAAGCTGAATATGATGATATCCCAGCTTTTAG GTTCTTTGTGATCTCGAATGGAACAGTATGCGgatatctttctctctctctaccaaTGGCCATCTATCATGTAATCAGGAAAGGAGCAGCTAAGAGCCGGGCTTTGCTGATCTTTCTGGACGCG ATAATGCTAGCTGTACTAACTGCAGGAGCCTCAACAGCAGCAGCTATTGTGTATTTAGCACACAAGGGGAATGCTTCAGCAAATTGGTTAGCTATATGTCAACAGTACCAGAGTTTCTGCAACCGCGTCACAGGATCTTTAATCGGCTCTTTTGGTGCagttcttattttaattttgttaatcTTTTTGTCAGGTTTAGTACTATCTAAACGAGCGATGTAG
- the LOC121794842 gene encoding anaphase-promoting complex subunit 2-like isoform X2, whose protein sequence is MVVQDMEDMDQQGEMQEVLHTALEQITSEKQYLEKCLLVLIHALETCRESKPEETAQSDAERNYLLLKYQLIVTSVLMTSLPPHFPDVLQWYFKGRLEELSAMMATGSEYDNKLSVDDEGDRDCKRVEMDIDENQHQRIVLGNNKLVKNIGEVVCDLRHLGFTSMAEDAYASAIFLLLKGKVHELAGDDFRFSVLDSIKQWIQDVPFQFLHALLAYLGDSVSYGSPSSGLKSPLASHPSYKYCGNEVPSEGLIRWQLRLEYFAYETLQDLRIAKLFEIIVDYPDSSPAIQDLKLCLEYTGQHSKLVDSFIAALKYRLLTAGASTNDILHQYVSTIKALRTVDPAGVFLESVGEPIREYLKGRKDTIKCIVTMLTDGAGGNPTEPGSTGDSLLEELNRDEENQESSSFDDDVCTDDKQAWINAQSWEPDPVEADPLKGSRYRRKVDILGMIVGIIGSKDQLVNEYRVMLAEKLLNKSDYDIDSEIRTLELLKIHFGESSMQKCEIMLNDLIDSKRMNTNIKKATIKQQPKPVADIGEVELSLDNVDATIISSNFWPPIQDEALNIPGPVDQLLSDYAKKFNEIKTPRKLLWKRSLGVVKLELQFEDRTLPFMVTPLQAAIIGQFEDQTSWTSKNLAAAVGVPIDVLNRRIYFWINKGILAESVPDSGDNTFTLVEAMAEGGKAGVGSGSSEELLAGDEDGERSVASVEDQLRKEMTVYEKFITGMLTNFGSMALDRIHNTLKMFCIGDPSYDKSLQQLQSFLAGLVAEEKLELRDGMYFLKK, encoded by the exons ATGGTGGTTCAGGATATGGAAGACATG GATCAACAAGGAGAGATGCAAGAAGTACTACATACTGCCTTAGAACAGATAACATCTGAAAAGCAATACCTGGAGAAGTGCCTATTAGTGTTAATTCATGCTTTAGAGACATGCAGGGAGAGTAAGCCTGAAGAAACAGCCCAATCAGATGCAGAGCGAAACTACctattattaaaatatcaattaataGTAACTTCGGTTCTCATGACTAGTCTTCCTCCACATTTCCCTG ATGTGCTTCAGTGGTACTTTAAGGGAAGGCTTGAGGAGTTGAGTGCGATGATGGCTACAGGGTCTGAGTACGATAACAAGTTAAGTGTAGATGATGAAGGGGACCGGGATTGCAAAAGAGTGGAAATGGATATTGATGAAAACCAACACCAAAGAATTGTACTGGGAAACAATAAATTAGTAAAGAACATTGGGGAGGTTGTGTGTGATCTGAGGCATCTTGGTTTCACCTCAATGGCCGAAGATGCCTATGCGTCTGCCATATTTCTTCTATTGAAG GGCAAAGTGCATGAGCTGGCTGGTGATGATTTCAGATTTTCAGTATTAGACTCTATTAAGCAGTGGATACAG GATGTGCCATTTCAGTTTTTACATGCCCTTCTTGCATACCTGGGTGACTCTGTAAGTTATGGAAGCCCTTCTTCTGGTCTGAAATCTCCTTTGGCATCTCACCCATCTTATAAGTATTGTGGAAACGAAGTTCCTTCAGAAGGACTCATCCGATGGCAGTTACGCCTAGAGTATTTTGCTTATGAAACATTACAAGATCTAAGAATAGCCAAGCTTTTTGAAATTATTGTGGATTATCCTGACAG TTCCCCTGCTATTCAAGACTTGAAACTGTGTCTTGAATATACCGGGCAACACTCGAAACTTGTTGATTCTTTCATAGCTGCACTCAAATATCGGTTACTAACAGCTGGTGCCTCTACCAATGATATATTGCATCAATATGTTTCGACTATTAAAGCCCTTCGAACCGTAGACCCAGCTGGCGTATTCCTTGAATCTGTTGGTGAACCAATAAGAGAATACTTGAAAGGAAGGAAGGATACCATTAAATGCATTGTTACCATGCTCACTGATGGGGCTGGTGGAAATCCTACTGAACCGGGAAGTACTGGGGATAGCCTTCTTGAAGAGCTAAATAGAGATGAAGAAAATCAAGAGAGTTCTAGCTTTGATGATGATGTTTGCACTGATGACAAGCAAGCTTGGATAAATGCCCAAAG TTGGGAACCTGATCCAGTGGAAGCAGATCCCTTGAAGGGCAGCAGGTACCGGAGGAAGGTTGACATTCTTGGTATGATTGTCGGCATAATTGGTTCGAAGGATCAGTTGGTGAATGAGTATCGTGTTATGCTGGCTGAAAAGCTTCTGAATAAATCTGATTATGACATTGATTCGGAGATACGTACACTGGAACTCCTGAAG ATTCATTTTGGTGAGAGCAGCATGCAGAAATGTGAAATAATGCTCAATGATCTAATTGATTCAAAAAGGATGAACACCAATATTAAAAAAGCAACCATCAAGCAACAACCTAAGCCAG TTGCTGACATCGGAGAGGTTGAGCTTTCACTGGATAATGTTGATGCTACCATTATATCATCAAATTTCTGGCCACCTATCCAG GATGAGGCCCTTAATATACCTGGACCTGTGGACCAACTTTTAAGTGATTATGCTAAGAAGTTCAATGAAATCAAGACCCCTCGTAAGCTCCTATGGAAGAGAAGTCTTGGTGTTGTGAAG TTGGAGCTGCAATTCGAAGATAGAACACTGCCATTTATGGTCACACCTCTCCAAGCTGCCATCATTGGTCAATTCGAGGATCAAACAAG TTGGACGTCGAAGAATCTTGCTGCTGCTGTTGGTGTACCAATTGATGTCTTGAACAGaagaatatatttttggataaaCAAG GGCATCCTAGCAGAATCAGTTCCGGATTCTGGGGATAACACATTTACTCTGGTGGAAGCTATGGCCGAGGGTGGCAAAGCTGGTGTTGGCAGTGGTAGTTCTGAAGAGCTTCTAGCAGGTGATGAGGACGGAGAGAGATCCGTAGCATCTGTTGAAGATCAACTGCGAAAAGAAATGACTGTTTATGAG AAATTCATCACTGGGATGCTCACCAATTTTGGCAGCATGGCTCTGGACCGGATTCACAATACGCTCAAG ATGTTCTGTATAGGCGACCCCTCGTACGACAAATCACTCCAGCAGCTGCAAAGTTTTTTAGCTGGTCTAGTTGCAGAAGAGAAGCTTGAACTCAGAGATGGAATGTATTTCCTGAAGAAGTAG
- the LOC121794842 gene encoding anaphase-promoting complex subunit 2-like isoform X1 → MAATKGLSSSPTCNLAAMDSLNENSIGEMTNSWNAFCAATEAQLRRDENLSFASDIVPRVRTLCGYGLQSLIVEHFLCSVEKTFEKNGASRFWKHFDAYNKMVVQDMEDMDQQGEMQEVLHTALEQITSEKQYLEKCLLVLIHALETCRESKPEETAQSDAERNYLLLKYQLIVTSVLMTSLPPHFPDVLQWYFKGRLEELSAMMATGSEYDNKLSVDDEGDRDCKRVEMDIDENQHQRIVLGNNKLVKNIGEVVCDLRHLGFTSMAEDAYASAIFLLLKGKVHELAGDDFRFSVLDSIKQWIQDVPFQFLHALLAYLGDSVSYGSPSSGLKSPLASHPSYKYCGNEVPSEGLIRWQLRLEYFAYETLQDLRIAKLFEIIVDYPDSSPAIQDLKLCLEYTGQHSKLVDSFIAALKYRLLTAGASTNDILHQYVSTIKALRTVDPAGVFLESVGEPIREYLKGRKDTIKCIVTMLTDGAGGNPTEPGSTGDSLLEELNRDEENQESSSFDDDVCTDDKQAWINAQSWEPDPVEADPLKGSRYRRKVDILGMIVGIIGSKDQLVNEYRVMLAEKLLNKSDYDIDSEIRTLELLKIHFGESSMQKCEIMLNDLIDSKRMNTNIKKATIKQQPKPVADIGEVELSLDNVDATIISSNFWPPIQDEALNIPGPVDQLLSDYAKKFNEIKTPRKLLWKRSLGVVKLELQFEDRTLPFMVTPLQAAIIGQFEDQTSWTSKNLAAAVGVPIDVLNRRIYFWINKGILAESVPDSGDNTFTLVEAMAEGGKAGVGSGSSEELLAGDEDGERSVASVEDQLRKEMTVYEKFITGMLTNFGSMALDRIHNTLKMFCIGDPSYDKSLQQLQSFLAGLVAEEKLELRDGMYFLKK, encoded by the exons ATGGCGGCGACGAAGGGTTTGTCATCGTCGCCGACATGTAATTTGGCGGCTATGGATTCTCTGAATGAGAACTCAATCGGAGAAATGACGAATAGCTGGAATGCGTTTTGCGCAGCAACAGAAGCGCAGCTTAGGCGCGATGAAAATTTGTCGTTCGCTTCTGATATCGTGCCACGTGTCCGAACTCTATGCGGTTATGGACTCCAGTCACTGATCGTCGAGCACTTCCTTTGCTCTGTGGAG AAAACATTTGAGAAAAATGGAGCATCAAGGTTTTGGAAGCATTTTGATGCTTACAACAAAATGGTGGTTCAGGATATGGAAGACATG GATCAACAAGGAGAGATGCAAGAAGTACTACATACTGCCTTAGAACAGATAACATCTGAAAAGCAATACCTGGAGAAGTGCCTATTAGTGTTAATTCATGCTTTAGAGACATGCAGGGAGAGTAAGCCTGAAGAAACAGCCCAATCAGATGCAGAGCGAAACTACctattattaaaatatcaattaataGTAACTTCGGTTCTCATGACTAGTCTTCCTCCACATTTCCCTG ATGTGCTTCAGTGGTACTTTAAGGGAAGGCTTGAGGAGTTGAGTGCGATGATGGCTACAGGGTCTGAGTACGATAACAAGTTAAGTGTAGATGATGAAGGGGACCGGGATTGCAAAAGAGTGGAAATGGATATTGATGAAAACCAACACCAAAGAATTGTACTGGGAAACAATAAATTAGTAAAGAACATTGGGGAGGTTGTGTGTGATCTGAGGCATCTTGGTTTCACCTCAATGGCCGAAGATGCCTATGCGTCTGCCATATTTCTTCTATTGAAG GGCAAAGTGCATGAGCTGGCTGGTGATGATTTCAGATTTTCAGTATTAGACTCTATTAAGCAGTGGATACAG GATGTGCCATTTCAGTTTTTACATGCCCTTCTTGCATACCTGGGTGACTCTGTAAGTTATGGAAGCCCTTCTTCTGGTCTGAAATCTCCTTTGGCATCTCACCCATCTTATAAGTATTGTGGAAACGAAGTTCCTTCAGAAGGACTCATCCGATGGCAGTTACGCCTAGAGTATTTTGCTTATGAAACATTACAAGATCTAAGAATAGCCAAGCTTTTTGAAATTATTGTGGATTATCCTGACAG TTCCCCTGCTATTCAAGACTTGAAACTGTGTCTTGAATATACCGGGCAACACTCGAAACTTGTTGATTCTTTCATAGCTGCACTCAAATATCGGTTACTAACAGCTGGTGCCTCTACCAATGATATATTGCATCAATATGTTTCGACTATTAAAGCCCTTCGAACCGTAGACCCAGCTGGCGTATTCCTTGAATCTGTTGGTGAACCAATAAGAGAATACTTGAAAGGAAGGAAGGATACCATTAAATGCATTGTTACCATGCTCACTGATGGGGCTGGTGGAAATCCTACTGAACCGGGAAGTACTGGGGATAGCCTTCTTGAAGAGCTAAATAGAGATGAAGAAAATCAAGAGAGTTCTAGCTTTGATGATGATGTTTGCACTGATGACAAGCAAGCTTGGATAAATGCCCAAAG TTGGGAACCTGATCCAGTGGAAGCAGATCCCTTGAAGGGCAGCAGGTACCGGAGGAAGGTTGACATTCTTGGTATGATTGTCGGCATAATTGGTTCGAAGGATCAGTTGGTGAATGAGTATCGTGTTATGCTGGCTGAAAAGCTTCTGAATAAATCTGATTATGACATTGATTCGGAGATACGTACACTGGAACTCCTGAAG ATTCATTTTGGTGAGAGCAGCATGCAGAAATGTGAAATAATGCTCAATGATCTAATTGATTCAAAAAGGATGAACACCAATATTAAAAAAGCAACCATCAAGCAACAACCTAAGCCAG TTGCTGACATCGGAGAGGTTGAGCTTTCACTGGATAATGTTGATGCTACCATTATATCATCAAATTTCTGGCCACCTATCCAG GATGAGGCCCTTAATATACCTGGACCTGTGGACCAACTTTTAAGTGATTATGCTAAGAAGTTCAATGAAATCAAGACCCCTCGTAAGCTCCTATGGAAGAGAAGTCTTGGTGTTGTGAAG TTGGAGCTGCAATTCGAAGATAGAACACTGCCATTTATGGTCACACCTCTCCAAGCTGCCATCATTGGTCAATTCGAGGATCAAACAAG TTGGACGTCGAAGAATCTTGCTGCTGCTGTTGGTGTACCAATTGATGTCTTGAACAGaagaatatatttttggataaaCAAG GGCATCCTAGCAGAATCAGTTCCGGATTCTGGGGATAACACATTTACTCTGGTGGAAGCTATGGCCGAGGGTGGCAAAGCTGGTGTTGGCAGTGGTAGTTCTGAAGAGCTTCTAGCAGGTGATGAGGACGGAGAGAGATCCGTAGCATCTGTTGAAGATCAACTGCGAAAAGAAATGACTGTTTATGAG AAATTCATCACTGGGATGCTCACCAATTTTGGCAGCATGGCTCTGGACCGGATTCACAATACGCTCAAG ATGTTCTGTATAGGCGACCCCTCGTACGACAAATCACTCCAGCAGCTGCAAAGTTTTTTAGCTGGTCTAGTTGCAGAAGAGAAGCTTGAACTCAGAGATGGAATGTATTTCCTGAAGAAGTAG
- the LOC121794841 gene encoding casparian strip membrane protein 1-like isoform X2, with the protein MRRFPSQHEHSYSKLNMMISQLLVCGYLSLSLPMAIYHVIRKGAAKSRALLIFLDAIMLAVLTAGASTAAAIVYLAHKGNASANWLAICQQYQSFCNRVTGSLIGSFGAVLILILLIFLSGLVLSKRAM; encoded by the exons ATGAGACGCTTCCCTTCTCAACACGAGCATTCATATTCCAAGCTGAATATGATGATATCCCAGCTTTTAG TATGCGgatatctttctctctctctaccaaTGGCCATCTATCATGTAATCAGGAAAGGAGCAGCTAAGAGCCGGGCTTTGCTGATCTTTCTGGACGCG ATAATGCTAGCTGTACTAACTGCAGGAGCCTCAACAGCAGCAGCTATTGTGTATTTAGCACACAAGGGGAATGCTTCAGCAAATTGGTTAGCTATATGTCAACAGTACCAGAGTTTCTGCAACCGCGTCACAGGATCTTTAATCGGCTCTTTTGGTGCagttcttattttaattttgttaatcTTTTTGTCAGGTTTAGTACTATCTAAACGAGCGATGTAG